The sequence AGCGCCCGCGCCATCGGTTTGGGCCAGATGAACCTGCACGGTTACCTGGCGCGCGAGCGCATCTTCTACGGCTCGGAAGAAGGCATCGACTTCACCAACCTCTATTTCTATACCGTGGCCTATCACGCCATCCGCGCTTCTAACCGGCTGGCGATCGAGCGCGGCGGCGCCTTCGACGGCTTTGAGCATTCCCGCTATGCCAGCGGCGAGTACTTCGATAAGTACACCGAGCGCGACTGGCTGCCGCAGACCGAGCGGGTGCGCGAGCTGTTCGCCGCCGCCGGCATCGCCATTCCGAACCGCGACGACTGGCGCGCGCTGCGCCAGTCGGTGATGCTGCACGGGCTGTACAACCAGAACCTGCAGGCGGTGCCGCCGACCGGTTCCATCTCGTACATCAACAACGCCACCTCCAGCATCCACCCGATCGTTTCGCGCATCGAGATCCGCAAGGAAGGCAAGATCGGCCGCGTTTACTACCCGGCGCCCTACATGACCAACGACAACCTGGCGTATTACCAGGATGCCTATGAGATTGGCCCGGAAAAGATCATCGATACCTACGCCGCCGCCACGCAACACGTCGATCAGGGGCTGTCGCTGACGCTGTTCTTCCGCGATACCGCCACCACCCGCGATATCAACCGCGCGCAGATCTACGCCTGGCGCAAAGGCATCAAGACTATCTACTACATCCGCCTGCGCCAGATGGCGCTGGAAGGCACCGAGGTGCAGGGCTGCGTGTCCTGCGCGCTGTGAGGCAACTTATGACGACCGTAACATCGGCGCCGCTGGTGCGCGCCATCAACTGGAACATCATCGAAGACGACAAGGATCTGGAGGTGTGGAACCGCCTGACCTCCAACTTCTGGCTGCCGGAGAAGGTGCCGCTGTCCAACGATATCCCCTCCTGGGCCACGCTGACGCCGAAGGAACAGCAGCTGACCATTCGGGTGTTTACCGGGCTGACGCTGCTGGACACCATCCAGAACACCGTCGGCGCGCCGGCCCTGATCGCCGATGCGCTGACGCCGCACGAAGAGGCGGTGTACTCCAACATCAGCTTTATGGAGGCGGTGCACGCCCGCTCGTACAGCTCAATCTTCTCCACCCTGTGCCAAACGCCGGACGTGGACGACGCCTACCGCTGGAGCGAGGAAAACCGCGCGCTACAGAAGAAGGCCGGCATCATTCTGGCGCACTATCGCAGCGACGATCCGCTGCTGAAGAAGGTTGCCAGCGTGTTCCTCGAGTCGTTCCTGTTCTATTCGGGCTTTTACCTGCCGATGTACTGGTCGAGCCGCGCCAAGCTGACCAACACCGCCGATCTGATCCGCCTGATCATTCGCGACGAGGCGGTGCATGGCTACTATATCGGCTATAAATTCCAGAAAGGGCTGGAGAAAGTGGACGCCGCACGGCGCCGGCAGGTGAAAAACTTCGCCTTCGATCTACTGCAGGATCTGTACGACAACGAGGTGCGCTACACCGAGGAGCTGTACGACGGCGTCGGCTGGACGGAAGACGTGAAAACCTTCCTGCACTACAACGCCAACAAGGCGCTGATGAACCTCGGGTATGAGGCGCTGTTCCCGCCGGCGATGGCGGAGGTCAACCCGGCTATCCTGTCGGCATTGTCGCCAAACGCCGATGAAAACCACGACTTCTTCTCCGGCTCCGGTTCGTCTTACGTCATCGGCAAGGCGGTCAACACCGAAGATGAGGACTGGGATTTCTGAGGACATGACAACGATACCGGTCTTTCAGGCCGGTATCGTGCATTCAATACCCTTGTTCTTTCTGACTACGGATCGCCAGAACAAACGCCGTATCGATATCAGGGATATATTTGTAGAGCGCCAAATAACCGCGAGCTTGCTGCCCAATAATCAATTCACGCAGCCCTGCGCCAAGGGCTCGTCCGATCAATGGATTATGTTCCAATACCGCAATCGCCTGGATGATTTCCTGAATGCGCCGCCCTGAATCCGCAGCGCCATACTGAGCCAAATGAGCGAGAATACGTTCGATATCATCCCTGACCTCTGGCGCCAACTCGACATTTGCCATCAGCGCCCCAATTTTTTAACCGGAAGTTTAACAACGTCAGTGTTACCCGCTGCGTAATTTTCCAAATAACCGCGCATCTCTTTCCAAGAGACCGTCTCTCCCGTCGCAATTATCTTGGCATAGCGTTTTTCCGCTTCATTCTCAAAGCCGCGGCGCAACTCTTCTTGCTGCGTTTTCTCCGCTATTGCCTGCAAAATAAAGCTGTGCGACGTCACGCCAGCCTGCTCGGCGACGGCGGTGACGCGGGCTTTAAGCTCATCTGGAATACGGATGGTCGTCGTCGACATAATCGCTCCCAACGTCGGTCAATCACATGTAGCTCAATTGTGCTACATGAAATCTGGCAGCGCAATAATGTTGGGGATTATTTCGCCCACTGACGCAGCTCAAGCCGCCGCCAGATGGCGCGTTTCTCCGCGTCGCCGGCGGTCGGCCAGGCGGCGATCTCCGCCCGCGTGCGCCGACATCCCCGGCACTGCTGGGTTTCGTCGTCGATGCGGCACAGGCTGACACAGGGCGATCTTACGCCGTGCTGGGATTGCTGATTGTCGCCCGCCATAAACCGCCCTTGATGTGATGTGTGCCGCCACAGGATACCCGATCCTGCGCCGGCGCGTCGTCAATCAGATGATGCCGCCGTTGGCGCGCAGGGTTTGGCCGTTGATCCAGCCGCCGTCGGCGCCGGCCAGGAAGGCCACCGCCGCAGCGATATCTTCCGGCGTGCCCAGCCGCTCCAGCGGCGCCATCTTCGCCAGCCGATCGATAAGCTCCGGCGTTTTGCCGTCGAGGAACAAACCGGTGGCGGTCGGCCCCGGCGCGACGGCGTTTACCGTGATATTGCGGCCGCGCAGCTCTTTCGCCAGCACGCTGGTCAACGCCTCGATCGCCGCCTTGCTGGCGGCATACATGCCGTACCCCGGCTGCAGCAGCCCCACCACGCTGGAGGAGAAGTTGATGATACGGCCGTTGTCACGCAGGCGCTTCGCCGCTTCACGCATCGTGTTGAAGCTGCCTTTCAGGTTGATGTCGATCAGGCGATCCGCGTCTTCATCGCGCATGTCCGCCACCGGCGCCAACGCAATTACCCCCGCGTTATTGACCAGCACGTCGATGCCGCCAAATGCCTGTTCGGCGCTGTCGAACAGCCGGGCGACCGCGGCCGCATCGCTGACGTCGGCTTTGGCGCCGAGCGCGCGGCCGCCGCGCTGTTCTATCTTGCGCACCAGCTCATCGGCCGGCGCCGGGTTGCCTGAATAGTTAATGATGACGGTAAAGCCGTCGGCGGCCAGACGCTCGGCAATGGCGGCGCCGATGCCGCGCGATGCGCCGGTGACGATGGCGACGGGGTGAGTTTTCTGGTTCATCGGGAGCTCCTTAAAGAACACGACAGGCATGACGTTAATCATGCACTCTTTATCGCGGCGAATAAGCCCCGATTCTCTGGCATCATAATCCCAAATTATCGAACAATGCGTCTGGACTCGTTCGATGGCCGCCCAACGGGCGGCCATCCCCGTTACAGCGCGCCGTAATTCAGCGGCACCCAGCTGTACCCTTCTCCCTGGCGGTTCAGGTAGCCCAACCCTGGGAACGACAGGTGCGCGCCGCCCACCAGCTCGCTCTGCCGCGCGCTGTCGCTGAACACCCGCAGCCGTTGAGCGACCGCCGCCTTGGCGTCGCTGTCAAAGCTGATAGCCACCTTCGGATGCGGCATCTGCACCGCCGCCACGTGGATCAGATCCCCCAGCAACAGCAGCTTTTTGCCCTGGCTGGTCACCTGATAGACACTGTGGCCTGGCGTATGGCCGTGAGCGGCAAAGGCGGCGATGCCCGGCGAAAGCTCGCCGTCGCCGTTGAACGGCTTAAAGTGCCCCGCCGCCTGGTAAGGCTTGATCGCCGCCATGGCCTTTTCGAAATTGCCTTTGTTCTGCGCCTTGGCCTGTTTCAACCGCTCGGCGCTCAGCCAGAAGTCCGCATCCTGGCTGGCGGCGCGCACCACCGCATTGGGGAATACCGCCTTGCCGTCGTGCGTCAGGCCGCCGAGGTGATCCGGGTGCATATGAGTCAGGTAGATCTCATCCACCTGCTCAGGCTGATAGCCCGCCGCGCGCAGATTATCCACCAGCTTGCCCAGGCCGTCGCCCAGCAGTTGGCCGGCGCCGCTGTCGATCATCACCAGCTTGTCGCCGGTATTGATCAGATAGGCATTGACCGAGGTGACCACCGGCAGGCTTTGATGCCGCTCGGCCAACCCGGCGGCGATCTGCTGCGGCGTGGTGTTGAGCAGCAGTTTGTCCGCCGGCAGGCGAATGATACCGTCAGACAACGCGGTCACTTCAAAACTGCCCAGCATGATGCGGTAAACTCCCGGCGTCGGGGTTTTGGCCTGCGGCGCGGCGGCGCCGGCCTGTAATGACATAACGGCCAGCGCCGCGCCCAGCAGACAACGTTTCCAGAACATAATGACTCCTAGCGAGAATTGAACAGCGCTAAGTATTGACGCAAAAATCCCGATGCGCCTGTTTAATAAATGCCTTTAATAAATATATAAATAATATATTTATTATGAATAGTTTTGTTTGCCGACTCACACAACCCCAATCAATATTTTCTCGCTCGCCACTTGGTTATTTTTCTTACTCCCTAAACCAAGAGTGAGGAAATATCATGAACTATCAATTCGAAAATCTGGTCTTTGAAGGCGGCGGCGTAAAAGGCATCGCCTATGGCGGCGCGCTGGAATTGCTGGAAGCCAAAGGCATCATGCCACAGATCAAGCAAACCTCCGGCGCCTCGGCGGGCGCTATCGCCGCGCTGCTGGTCGGCCTAGGCTGCAGCTCGGCCGACGTAACCAAAATTCTGTCGGCGATGGATTTTAAAAAATTCCTCGATTATAACGGCGGCTTTTTCGGTACGCTCCACGATGCCTATCGCCTGTTCAATCAATACGGCATCGCGCCCGGCGATTATTTCTATCAATGGTCGCGCGATATTATCAAGCAATATACCGGCAAGCCGGATATTACCTTCGAGCAGTTCGAAGCGATGAAAGCGGCGAAAGGGTTCAAATCGATTTACTTTATCGGCGCCAACCTCAACAGCGGCCAGCGCGAGGTCTATTCGCATCGCACTACGCCGCGCATGAAAGTGGCGGACGGCCTGCGCATTTCGATGTCATTCCCATTCGCCTTCGTGGCGAAGAACAACACCCTGGGCGACCTGTGCATCGACGGCGGCATGATCGACAACTACCCGGTGCGGCTGTTCGACTATGACTTCTCCGCCACGCCGCCTTACATCGACGCTTCAAGCCAGCGCATCAACACCCGCACGCTGGGCCTTCGCCTGGACTCCGCCGGCGAAATCGCCCAGGCCGCCGGGCAGGCCGGCCCGCGCACGCAGGTCAACAACCTGTTTGATTTCACCCTGGCGGTGGCCAACGTGATGCTGGACATCCAAACCAAGGTGCACCTGGACAGCGACGACTGGAAACGCACCGTGTATGTCGACACGCTTGACGTCGGCACGCTGGAGTTCGGCATCAGCGAGGAGAAGAAACGCGCGCTGATCGAATCCGGCCGCCGCGGCGTAGAGCGCTACTTCGCCTGGTACGACGCCGCCATGAAACAGGCGGCATAACCCCCATCCACCCCGCCCGCGCGTACGGCCGGCGCGCGGGCAAAAAAAATCCCCGCGGGGGCGGGGAAAGGCAAATTAACGCTAAGGATTTATAGGAGTTATACGAAGAACTTGGCCAACACCAGCAGCGACAGCGAGACGTTGATAGCGCCCCCGATTCGGGTGGCGATCTGCGCGAACGGCATCAGCGACATGCGGTTGCCGGCGGTGAGGATCGCGACGTCGCCGGTGCCGCCCTGCCCGCTCTGGCAACAGGAGACAATCGCCACATCGATAGGATGCATGCCGATTTTCTTGCCGACGAAGAAACCGGTCGCCACCAGCGCGCTGACGGTCGTGACGATCACGATCAGATTCTGTACGGTGAACGCGTCCACCAGCTCCTGCCACGGCGTGATGGCCACCCCGACCGCGAACAGGATCGGATAGGTCACGGCGGTGCGGAAGAATTTGTACACCACCTGCGAGCCTTCCTGAATGCGCGGCGACACCCCGTGCGCCAGCTTCACCGCCACGGCGGCGAACAGCATGCCCACCGGCGCCGGCAGGCCGATCAGACGGTGCAGCAACATGCCCACCATATACAGCAGGATGGCCAGCAGCGCGCCGCAGGCGATGGTGCTGACGTCCACCTTGCCGCTGATTTTTTCCACCGCGTTCATGTCGCTGTCGCCCTGCTTGCTCGGCATCAGGCTGCCTTCGCCGGTCAGGTGCGGATAACGCTTGCCCAACTGGTTGAGCAGGCCGGCGATGACGATGGCGGTCAGGCTGCCGAGCATCACGATCGGCAGAATGCGCCCCAACGCCACGCCCTGTTCCATGTGCAGGATCGCCGCGTAGCCCATCGACAGCGGGATCGCCCCTTCACCCACGCCGCCGGCCATGATCGGCAGGATCAGGAAGAAGAAGATCTGGAACGGCTCCAGGCCCAGCGCCATGCCGACGCCCATCCCTACCAGCATGCCGACAATCTCGCCGCACAGCATCGGAATGAAGATGCGCAGGAAGCCCTGGATCAGCACCTGCCGGTTCATGCTCATGATGCTGCCGACGATGATGCAGCAGATGTAGAGATAAAGAATGTTGGTCGATTTGTAGAACTTGGTGGTCGACTCCACCACCACGTCCGGCAGCAGGCCGTAGTGCACCAGCGCGGAAGGAATAAAGGTGGCGCAGATCGCCGCCGCGCCCATTTTGCCGATCAGCGGCAGGCGCTTGCCGAATTCGCCGCAGGCGAAACCGAAGAACGCCAGGGTAGCCACCATCACCACGATATCGCTCGGCAATTTGCCTTCCAGGCAGTCGAGCAGAATCAATACGCCGGCCAGAATAAAGAACGGTAACGGAATAATCCCTACTTTATAATTGTCCAGTATCCGCCACCATTTCTCGCGCAGAGGAATATCGGCGGCCTTGTCTTTGGCTACGAGGTAAGAATCATCTGTTGTGCTCATAATCTGGCCTCTTATTAGTTTGTTCAGCCATCATAGAGAAGCGCACGGATTATCTGCTGTGATTATGTTCAAAGTTAAAAAGGGTTTTTAATGGTGGTTATGGTTTCTATGGGGTTAATTAAGATTATGTAAAAACCGGCGTGGTTTTAATGGTGTTAATGCCGTTTTTATTTTAAAGCTTATCAACTTTATCGCAGACGAACAATTCTCGTCCGGTTCACTCTAATGCCGTGTGAGGGATCACAAGTTGATCGGGCGCAATATTACAGACCCCGCTTCTCGTGATAGGGTAAGGCTTCAGGATCTCTTTACGGTGAAGCTCCGCCATGCGGCTCAAACTCTCATTTCAAATCAAGCTGTTTCTGTGCCTGGTGGCCTTCTCCTGCCTGCTGCTGACCTGCATCGGCGCCTACACCTATTACCAGCTGGATGCGCAGCTGCACCGCGATCTCGGCGCCCGCGCGCAGGTGCAGGCACGGGAAATCGCCCTCATTCCTTCGCTGGTCAACGCGGTGGAAAACAACGACGCCGCCCGAATCACTGCGCTGATGAAAAAAATCCGCGCCAGCAGCGACGCCAGTTATATCGTCATCGGCGATAATCACGCCCGCCATCTTTATCATTCCGAATATGAAGGCCGTCTGGGCACGCCGATGATCGGCGGCGATAATAAAGAGGTGCTGGAAGGGAAAAGCATTATTTCCATTCGCAAGGGCGGCATCGGCGTTTCATTGCGCAGCAAGGCGCCGATCCTGGATGAAAATAATCGCGTGATCGGCATCGTTTCCGTCGGCTATTTGAAATCGCACATCGATAATTTAAATGCCAGGACGCTGACGCAAATTATCGGCTCCATCGTCCTGCTGCTGATCGCCCTGTTCGTCTTTTCCTGGCTGCTGTCGAAAAACCTCAAGCGCCAGATGTTCTGGCTGGAGCCGAAAGAGATCGCGCTGCTGGTGCGCCAGCAAAAAGCGCTGCTGGAAGCCATCTATGAAGGGGTGATCGCCATCGATCCGCAGATGCGGATCATCACCATCAACCATGCGGCGCGCGAGCTATTGGATCTGCACCAACCCGCCGCCGGCTTGCTGGGCCGGCCGATCGGCGACGTGATCCAGGCGCAGCCGAACTTCTTCGCCGCCGCGCAGCTGGGCCAGGATACGCACGACGAGGTGTGCCGCTTCAACCATGTGCGGGTGATCGCCAGCCGGGTGCGCATCATGCAGGAGCAGGAGCAGCAAGGCTGGGTGATCAGCTTCCGCGACAAGAACGACATCAATACCCTGAGCAGCCAGCTCAGCCAGGTGAAACGCTATGCCGACAACCTGCGCATCATGCGCCACGAACAGCTGAACTGGACCGCCACGCTGGCCGGGCTGCTGCATATGCAGCGCTACGACGAGGCCATCCGCTACGTGGAGGCCCAGTCGGAGGGCGCGCAGGAGATCCTCGATTTCATCTCGCAGCGCTTCAGTTCGGCGGCGCTGTGCGGCCTGCTGCTGGGCAAATATTCCAGCGCCAGAGAAAAAGGCATCGAGCTACGCTTCGATCCGGCCTGCCAGCTGCGGCAGATCCCGGCGGCGCTGAATGAGACCGAACTGATGTCGATCGTCGGCAACCTGCTGGATAATGCGGTGGAGGCGACGCTGCACTGCCCGGCCCCGCACGACGCGATCGAGCTTTATATCAGCGACGGCAGCGACGAGCTGGTGATCGAGGTGGCGGATCGCGGCACCGGCATCGCCGAGGAGATTCGTGATACGCTGTTTGAACAGGGCGTCACCACCAAAGCGGATAAAAGCGACCACGGCATCGGCCTGCATCTGGTCGCCAGCCACGTGGCGCAGGCGCACGGCAGCATAGAAGTGTCGGACAACGAGCCGCACGGCGCGATATTCTCTATATTTATCCCTAAATAAAACCCATAACCCGATTTTTTGAGCACCCGATTATGTCACACCAAGCACTGGACGTTCTGATCGTGGAAGACGAGCCGCAACTGGCGACGCTGCACGCGGAGTTCATCGAGAAAAATTTCAACCTGCGGGTGGTGGCTTACGCCGCCACGCTGGCCGAAGCGCGGGCCAAAGCCAATGCGCATCAGCCGCGGCTGATCCTGCTGGATAACTTTCTGCCGGACGGCCAGGGCATCGAGCTGATGGAAGAGCCGGCGGTGAAGAACCCCGCCTGTTCGGTGATCTTCATCACCGCCGCCAGCGACATGCACACCTGCAGCCAGGCGATCCGCAACGGCGCCTTCGACTACATCATCAAGCCGGTATCCTACAAGCGGCTGCGCAATTCGCTCGAACGCTTCATGCAGTTCGTGCAAACCCAGCGCACCTTCAAGATCATCGATCAGGACAACGTCGATGCGCTGTACAACCTGCAGTCGAAGCAGTTCTCCAGCGAGCCAAGCGCCAAAGGCATCGAAACCAATACCCTCGAGCTGGTGCAGGCGCTGTTTATCGCCCAGCCGGCGGTGGCGCATGCGGTGGAAGACGTGGTGGAGCAGGTCGGCATCAGCAAGACCACCGCCCGCCGTTATCTGGAATATTGCGTCGCCACCCAGTTCGTACGGGTGGAGATGCTGTACGGCAATATCGGCCATCCGCGGCGGCTGTACCGCAAGGCCTGAGGCTGCCATCTGGCTGTCATACTAAGGCGATAACATGACGCTCGACGATATCCCCCTCGATATCGGCACCTGTCGTTAAAACTGATGAAATACTGATGACTTTTGCCCGGCCTCTGGTCGGGTTTTTTATTATCCGAACGGCAGGCGCGGCGCCAAAATATCTCTCTGCGCCACACCGTATTATTTTCCCAAAAACCAAACCATTATGCCGAATAATGGCCGTCAATTTTGAGTCACGGGCCAAATTACCATAACTAATTAAAACCTTGATGTAAACCACTAATATCCCATTTAAATGACATTGAGGGTTGTCTCAGATATTCACTGTGTTAGGGTAAAAAGCTCTTTTATTTTGCTAAGGACAGCCCATAACGCGTTAATTAAACCAGAGGAAACAGCAAATTGCATGGCAATTAAACTCGAAGTAAAGAACCTGTATAAGATATTTGGCGAACACCCGGAACGCGCATTCAAACTGCTGGATAAAGGTCTGACAAAAGATCGGCTGTTTGAAAAAACCGGCTTATCGCTCGGCGTAAAAGACGCCACTCTGGCCATTGAAGAAGGCGAGATATTTGTCATCATGGGGCTCTCCGGTTCCGGCAAGTCCACCCTGGTACGCCTTC comes from Serratia sarumanii and encodes:
- a CDS encoding DUF1289 domain-containing protein → MAGDNQQSQHGVRSPCVSLCRIDDETQQCRGCRRTRAEIAAWPTAGDAEKRAIWRRLELRQWAK
- a CDS encoding sensor histidine kinase; the encoded protein is MRLKLSFQIKLFLCLVAFSCLLLTCIGAYTYYQLDAQLHRDLGARAQVQAREIALIPSLVNAVENNDAARITALMKKIRASSDASYIVIGDNHARHLYHSEYEGRLGTPMIGGDNKEVLEGKSIISIRKGGIGVSLRSKAPILDENNRVIGIVSVGYLKSHIDNLNARTLTQIIGSIVLLLIALFVFSWLLSKNLKRQMFWLEPKEIALLVRQQKALLEAIYEGVIAIDPQMRIITINHAARELLDLHQPAAGLLGRPIGDVIQAQPNFFAAAQLGQDTHDEVCRFNHVRVIASRVRIMQEQEQQGWVISFRDKNDINTLSSQLSQVKRYADNLRIMRHEQLNWTATLAGLLHMQRYDEAIRYVEAQSEGAQEILDFISQRFSSAALCGLLLGKYSSAREKGIELRFDPACQLRQIPAALNETELMSIVGNLLDNAVEATLHCPAPHDAIELYISDGSDELVIEVADRGTGIAEEIRDTLFEQGVTTKADKSDHGIGLHLVASHVAQAHGSIEVSDNEPHGAIFSIFIPK
- a CDS encoding ribbon-helix-helix protein, CopG family, whose amino-acid sequence is MSTTTIRIPDELKARVTAVAEQAGVTSHSFILQAIAEKTQQEELRRGFENEAEKRYAKIIATGETVSWKEMRGYLENYAAGNTDVVKLPVKKLGR
- a CDS encoding type II toxin-antitoxin system RelE/ParE family toxin, which produces MANVELAPEVRDDIERILAHLAQYGAADSGRRIQEIIQAIAVLEHNPLIGRALGAGLRELIIGQQARGYLALYKYIPDIDTAFVLAIRSQKEQGY
- a CDS encoding patatin-like phospholipase family protein, producing the protein MNYQFENLVFEGGGVKGIAYGGALELLEAKGIMPQIKQTSGASAGAIAALLVGLGCSSADVTKILSAMDFKKFLDYNGGFFGTLHDAYRLFNQYGIAPGDYFYQWSRDIIKQYTGKPDITFEQFEAMKAAKGFKSIYFIGANLNSGQREVYSHRTTPRMKVADGLRISMSFPFAFVAKNNTLGDLCIDGGMIDNYPVRLFDYDFSATPPYIDASSQRINTRTLGLRLDSAGEIAQAAGQAGPRTQVNNLFDFTLAVANVMLDIQTKVHLDSDDWKRTVYVDTLDVGTLEFGISEEKKRALIESGRRGVERYFAWYDAAMKQAA
- a CDS encoding response regulator, with amino-acid sequence MSHQALDVLIVEDEPQLATLHAEFIEKNFNLRVVAYAATLAEARAKANAHQPRLILLDNFLPDGQGIELMEEPAVKNPACSVIFITAASDMHTCSQAIRNGAFDYIIKPVSYKRLRNSLERFMQFVQTQRTFKIIDQDNVDALYNLQSKQFSSEPSAKGIETNTLELVQALFIAQPAVAHAVEDVVEQVGISKTTARRYLEYCVATQFVRVEMLYGNIGHPRRLYRKA
- a CDS encoding MBL fold metallo-hydrolase; the encoded protein is MFWKRCLLGAALAVMSLQAGAAAPQAKTPTPGVYRIMLGSFEVTALSDGIIRLPADKLLLNTTPQQIAAGLAERHQSLPVVTSVNAYLINTGDKLVMIDSGAGQLLGDGLGKLVDNLRAAGYQPEQVDEIYLTHMHPDHLGGLTHDGKAVFPNAVVRAASQDADFWLSAERLKQAKAQNKGNFEKAMAAIKPYQAAGHFKPFNGDGELSPGIAAFAAHGHTPGHSVYQVTSQGKKLLLLGDLIHVAAVQMPHPKVAISFDSDAKAAVAQRLRVFSDSARQSELVGGAHLSFPGLGYLNRQGEGYSWVPLNYGAL
- the nrdF gene encoding class 1b ribonucleoside-diphosphate reductase subunit beta; the encoded protein is MTTVTSAPLVRAINWNIIEDDKDLEVWNRLTSNFWLPEKVPLSNDIPSWATLTPKEQQLTIRVFTGLTLLDTIQNTVGAPALIADALTPHEEAVYSNISFMEAVHARSYSSIFSTLCQTPDVDDAYRWSEENRALQKKAGIILAHYRSDDPLLKKVASVFLESFLFYSGFYLPMYWSSRAKLTNTADLIRLIIRDEAVHGYYIGYKFQKGLEKVDAARRRQVKNFAFDLLQDLYDNEVRYTEELYDGVGWTEDVKTFLHYNANKALMNLGYEALFPPAMAEVNPAILSALSPNADENHDFFSGSGSSYVIGKAVNTEDEDWDF
- a CDS encoding 2-hydroxycarboxylate transporter family protein, encoding MSTTDDSYLVAKDKAADIPLREKWWRILDNYKVGIIPLPFFILAGVLILLDCLEGKLPSDIVVMVATLAFFGFACGEFGKRLPLIGKMGAAAICATFIPSALVHYGLLPDVVVESTTKFYKSTNILYLYICCIIVGSIMSMNRQVLIQGFLRIFIPMLCGEIVGMLVGMGVGMALGLEPFQIFFFLILPIMAGGVGEGAIPLSMGYAAILHMEQGVALGRILPIVMLGSLTAIVIAGLLNQLGKRYPHLTGEGSLMPSKQGDSDMNAVEKISGKVDVSTIACGALLAILLYMVGMLLHRLIGLPAPVGMLFAAVAVKLAHGVSPRIQEGSQVVYKFFRTAVTYPILFAVGVAITPWQELVDAFTVQNLIVIVTTVSALVATGFFVGKKIGMHPIDVAIVSCCQSGQGGTGDVAILTAGNRMSLMPFAQIATRIGGAINVSLSLLVLAKFFV
- a CDS encoding SDR family oxidoreductase — translated: MNQKTHPVAIVTGASRGIGAAIAERLAADGFTVIINYSGNPAPADELVRKIEQRGGRALGAKADVSDAAAVARLFDSAEQAFGGIDVLVNNAGVIALAPVADMRDEDADRLIDINLKGSFNTMREAAKRLRDNGRIINFSSSVVGLLQPGYGMYAASKAAIEALTSVLAKELRGRNITVNAVAPGPTATGLFLDGKTPELIDRLAKMAPLERLGTPEDIAAAVAFLAGADGGWINGQTLRANGGII